The Kluyveromyces marxianus DMKU3-1042 DNA, complete genome, chromosome 6 genome window below encodes:
- the RRT14 gene encoding Rrt14p, producing the protein MSSLTNLHATTAVNSLLRNMLPGSSLVNTDKKRSKRDKGSKAQMIDHNLKKRTAIQERNVQKIKRKEKKVLRKKIAGKKEDQEKIEQKVKLAILRKHQESGNLTDNEKRYLDKLMKRNIKNLKTWDLEEEDELLDLQSKILANTDTSSKARKTKSRKQKKKDFKEKLSTITVDHRYQSLTPGLAPVGASDEEDSEEEDY; encoded by the coding sequence ATGTCGTCGTTAACCAATCTACATGCTACAACTGCAGTTAATTCATTGTTGCGGAATATGCTTCCTGGTTCATCACTGGTGAATACGGATAAGAAAAGGTCGAAAAGAGATAAAGGTTCGAAAGCACAAATGATTGATCATAacttaaagaaaaggacagcaatccaagaaagaaatgtACAAAAGAttaagagaaaagagaagaaagtcTTACGAAAGAAGATAGCggggaaaaaagaagaccAAGAGAAAATCGAACAGAAGGTCAAATTAGCAATTTTAAGAAAGCATCAAGAATCCGGAAATCTCACCGATAATGAGAAGAGATATCTAGATAAACTTATGAAGAGAAACATTAAAAACCTGAAGACTTGGGATttggaggaagaagatgaattaCTTGATCTACAATCCAAGATATTAGCTAACACAGACACATCTAGTAAGGCAAGAAAAACTAAATcaagaaaacagaaaaagaaggatttCAAGGAGAAGCTTTCCACCATCACCGTGGATCACAGATATCAATCCTTGACTCCAGGATTGGCCCCAGTTGGAGCAAGCGACGAGGAAGATtcggaagaagaagactaCTGA
- the MET18 gene encoding Met18p: MSGHYSEDDLKAEIVSFMANIKVNTSKADKLAKKIANQVTNENVELLRIVLLLRDYLTSEDNTIRQNALCCLSSILAAVSPSVLKNNDVTVIFDFYQSKMEDSGCMKETLQGINSLVLMECFYSSHVRKLLDILANDYQPTNFLAATRYFGFNIMDNILAKFKAQMLENDELNDKFIETFIRVATGEKDPRNLLISFRLNKEITTGLNNIDKFKEELFDILFCYFPIMFRPPSNDPYKITNGDLKLALRNAISATEKFEEDAFGNLLDKLTASSPSVKNDTIMTIKACLDNFSGTSSLKHWLPIWDALKFEIMNGTDPEPSLLDVGGAIENSSSKQEESFNNYASSLSVITSLSLKLILLDEHAFDKFFMHIFDEIIPNFKQNKDLKQCCDLLASISKVNLLTFNKVIKKIFPVLFMEKDLDVTKQKLLLLNLAPFFDAYISVSTLVGEEVSQFSVKNELRVYKDDVVMLLSKCLTGTSKSEVTLRTLSIVHFTTLVKMDGFLDAEEIAMVVQYFTETILTDDNKNIYCACLEGLKFIGSINDAVVYDVSLKYMLDLLPIDEDSKHLTVIGTETVPPERILKVILDFTTSRHHLVKESIVALSIKLKNIVKNPTNSNYCFLVLSCLDSLLQNNVENFEEGTGSYLKAAIEKIIIDCALDKDVIYLDDHSLTLSAHILFYLNLKADIHTHQDILNFYYERFVEHEKIFESPKRSIVVYSRVLSALDKSLLPSSVNAIFRKTINLLESDENMSALESLGYLEFLALLSNKWLTEKFIDDTLDLQNISMKNLQIIFWVNKGLVMKNSASAIALTDYLFGLLGNEQIGNKVAQLFEILVLDLPIFEKFKKVSWNNNVRLLYKQKFFNHIATKMVESFKAAKVMTIKSNYLTGLSLVLKNTPSTITISYIKDLLPLLLQALQLENGEVRLSSLQTLNDTVEKNPQLITEHVHTLVPLLLGLISPSKYNNASVRLLSLEVLQKFPENVPLNYLIPLKSDIIMKLQIGLDDKKRKVRKQCIDTKQTYIELGQVPFE, translated from the coding sequence ATGTCAGGACATTATTCAGAAGACGATTTGAAAGCTGAAATTGTGAGTTTCATGGCCAACATAAAGGTCAATACTTCCAAAGCAGATAAATTAGCCAAGAAAATTGCCAACCAAGTAACGAATGAGAATGTGGAGTTGCTTAGAATAGTACTATTGTTACGTGACTATTTGACTTCGGAGGATAATACCATTAGACAGAATGCGCTCTGCTGCTTGTCTTCTATTTTAGCAGCCGTATCACCTTCCGTATTAAAGAACAACGATGTAACAGTAATATTTGATTTCTATCAAAGCAAAATGGAAGACTCTGGATGCATGAAAGAGACTTTGCAGGGTATCAATTCATTAGTATTGATGGAATGCTTCTACAGTAGTCATGTTAGAAAGTTACTCGATATACTAGCAAATGATTATCAACCTACAAACTTTCTAGCAGCAACTAGATACTTTGGGTTTAATATAATGGATAATATATTAGCGAAATTTAAGGCCCAAATGTTAGAGAACGATGAATTGAATGACAAATTTATTGAAACTTTTATTCGTGTTGCCACCGGTGAGAAAGACCCTCGAAATCTATTGATATCATTTCGTTTGAATAAAGAGATCACTACCGGTTTGAATAACATtgataaattcaaagaggaattatttgatattctattttgttattttccCATAATGTTCAGGCCGCCAAGTAACGACCCTTATAAAATAACTAATGGCGATTTAAAGCTAGCTCTAAGAAATGCTATAAGCGCCACtgaaaagtttgaagaagatgccTTTGGTAACCTTCTTGATAAACTAACTGCGTCATCACCTAGCGTCAAAAACGATACAATAATGACCATCAAAGCCTGTTTGGACAATTTCAGTGGAACTTCTTCCCTAAAGCATTGGCTTCCTATATGGGATGCTTTGAAATTTGAAATAATGAATGGAACAGACCCAGAACCATCTCTACTAGATGTAGGAGGGGCTATTgagaattcttcttctaaacAAGAAGAGTCTTTCAATAACTATGCCTCATCCTTGTCCGTTATTAcatcattatcattgaAACTTATTTTGTTAGATGAGCATGCATTCGATAAATTCTTCATGCATATCTTTGACGAGATCATACCAAATTTTAAGCAAAACAAAGATCTAAAGCAATGTTGCGATCTTCTTGCTTCTATCTCCAAAGTAAATTTGCTGACATTCAATAAAgttattaaaaaaatattccCCGTATTATTCATGGAGAAAGATTTAGACGTCaccaaacaaaaactccTTCTATTAAACTTGGCACCATTCTTCGATGCGTatatttctgtttctaCCCTGGTGGGTGAGGAAGTCTCGCAATTCTCGGTTAAAAATGAATTACGTGTCTATAAAGATGACGTTGTTATGCTTTTGAGTAAATGTCTAACAGgaacttcaaaaagtgAAGTAACTTTGAGAACATTATCAATTGTTCACTTTACTACTCTTGTTAAAATGGATGGATTCTTAGATGCTGAAGAAATTGCTATGGTTGTTCAATATTTTACTGAAACTATATTGACAGATGATAACAAGAATATTTACTGTGCCTGTCTAGAAGGGTTAAAATTTATTGGTTCTATCAATGATGCGGTTGTGTATGATGtgtctttgaaatatatgtTGGATCTACTTCCTATTGACGAGGATTCAAAACATCTTACAGTAATTGGTACTGAGACTGTTCCCCCCGAAAGAATTCTAAAGGTAATCCTTGATTTTACAACTTCGAGACACCATTTGGTAAAAGAGAGTATAGTTGCTCTCTCTATAAAACTAAAGAATATCGTTAAAAATCCAACTAATTCTAATTACTGCTTTCTGGTGCTATCATGTTTGGATTCCCTTTTGCAGAAtaatgttgaaaattttgaagaagggaCCGGATCATATCTAAAAGCGGCCATTGAGAAAATTATAATAGATTGTGCACTAGATAAAGACGTGATATATCTCGATGATCACTCTTTGACTCTATCTGCacatattttattttatttgaaCTTGAAAGCGGATATCCATACTCACCAGGATATATTAAACTTTTATTATGAGCGCTTTGTTGAACACGaaaaaatttttgaatCACCAAAAAGATCCATAGTAGTTTATTCTAGGGTGTTGTCTGCATTGGATAAATCATTATTGCCTTCTTCAGTTAATGCTATATTCAGGAAAACCATCaatcttttggaaagtGATGAGAATATGTCTGCACTTGAATCCTTGGGATACTTAGAATTTTTAGCTTTACTATCAAACAAATGGCTTACCGAAAAATTCATTGACGATACCCTTGACCTTCAAAATATATCCATGAAAAACTTGCAAATTATATTTTGGGTTAATAAAGGATTAGTAATGAAAAACTCTGCGTCCGCAATTGCGTTAACAGATTATTTATTTGGCCTTTTAGGGAACGAACAAATCGGTAACAAGGTTGCTCAACTTTTCGAAATTCTAGTTTTAGATCTTccaatatttgaaaaattcaagaaagtATCATGGAATAACAATGTCAGATTGTTATACAAGcagaaatttttcaatcaTATTGCAACAAAGATGGTAGAATCTTTCAAAGCAGCCAAAGTAATGACAATTAAATCGAACTATTTGACTGGCCTTTCTTTAGTGTTGAAGAACACGCCATCTACAATTACGATATCCTATATCAAAGATTTGTTGCCACTTCTCCTACAAGCTCTACAACTTGAAAATGGAGAAGTAAGACTTTCCTCCTTGCAGACCCTAAACGATACCGTCGAAAAAAACCCACAATTGATTACTGAGCATGTTCATACATTAGTTCCGTTACTGCTCGGCTTGATATCACCATCCAAGTATAATAATGCTAGTGTCAGATTGCTGTCACTTGAAGTATTGCAGAAATTCCCAGAAAATGTTCCTCTAAATTATTTAATTCCTTTAAAAAGCGATATTATAATGAAGCTACAGATTGGATTGGATGACAAGAAGCGCAAAGTTCGTAAACAATGTATTGATACAAAGCAGACCTATATAGAGTTGGGACAGGTTCCTTTTGAATGA